A genome region from Solanum pennellii chromosome 12, SPENNV200 includes the following:
- the LOC107007304 gene encoding nascent polypeptide-associated complex subunit alpha, muscle-specific form-like, translating to MRLQGGGPTKGRQYLPRILTALVILVVANVVSADPYVYSSPPPPVYEYKSPPPPSPSPPPPYVYKSPPPPSPSPQPPYVYKSPPPPSPSPPPPYVYKSPPPPSPSPPPPYVYKSPPPPSPSPPPPYYYKSPPPPSPSPPPPYYYKSPPPPSPSPPPPYYYKSPPPPSPSPPPPYYYKSPPPPSPSPPPPYYYKSPPPPSPSPPPPYYYKSPPPPSPSPPPPYYYKSPPPPAKSPPPPYYYSSPPPPVKSPPPPYYYSSPPPPKKSPPPPYHYTSPPPPVKSPPPPYYYSSPLPPKKSPPPPYYYSSPPPPVKSPPTPYYYKSPPPPPKTSSPPPYYYTSPPPPTHYYPPHHQFVVKVVGKVYCFRCYDWKHPEMSHGKKHLKGAIVEVTCKAGDKEIVSYGTTKINGKFSITVEGFEYRKYGAKACKAKLHNAPKDSKCSIPTNLHWGIKGANLKVKSKNKYEVVLYAKPFAYGSKTPYAKCQKPKPTPAPYYYKSPPPPSPTYVYKSPPPPTPAYVYKSPPPPSPKPSPIYYYKSPPPPSPSPPPPYYYKSPPPPTKSPPPPYYYKSPPPPSPKPAPVYYYKSPPPPSPSPPPPYYYKSPPPPSPSPPPPYYYKSPPPPSPSPPPPYYYKSPPPPSPSPPPPYYYKSPPPPSPSPPPPYYYKSPPPPSPSPPPPYYYKSPPPPSPSPPPPYYYKSPPPPSPSPPPPYYYKSPPPPSPSPPPPYYYKSPPPPSPSPPPPYYYKSPPPPSPSPPPPYYYKSPPPPSPSPPPPYYYKSPPPPSPSPPPPYYYHSPPPPVKSPPPPVYIYASPPPPIHYWVGGGVFRRKMKFNGGGPMRGRHLRLILVALAVLVVANVVSADPYVYSSPPPPTYEYKSPPPPSPSPPPPYVYKSPPPPSPSPPPPYVYKSPPPPSPSPPPPYVYKSPPPPSPSPPPPYVYKSPPPPEPSPPPPYYYKSPPPPSPSPPPPYYYKSPPPPSPSPPPPYYYKSPPPPSPSPPPPYYYKSPPPPSPSPPPPYYYKSPPPPKSSPPPPYYYNSPPPPKKSPPPPYYYSSPSPPKKSPPPPYYYNSPPPPKKSPPPPYHYTSPPPPAKSPPPPYYYISPPPPKKSPPPPYHYTSPPPPAKSPPPPYYYNSPPPPKESPPPPYHYTSPPPPAKSSPSPYYYTSPPPPTHYYPPHHHFVVKVVGKVYCFRCYDKDYPEKSHAKKHLKDAVVEVTCKAGDKKIVSYGTTKNNGKFSITVEGFEYRKYGAKACKAKLHSAPKDSKCSIPTNLHWGIKGANLKVKSKNKYEVVLKAKPFAYGSKTPYAKCLKPKPTPAPYYYKSPPPPSPKYVYKSPPPPTPTYLYKSPPPPTKSPPHYYYKSPPPPSPKPTPVYYYKSPPPPSPKPAPVYYYKSPPPPSPSPPPPYYYKSPPPPSPKPAPVYYYKSPPPPSPKPAPVYYYKSPPPPSPSPPPPYYYKSPPPPSPKPAPIYYYKSPPPPSPSPPPPYYYKSPPPPSPSPPPPYYYKSPPPPSPSPPPPYYYKSPPPPSPSPPPPYYYKSPPPPSPSPPPPYYYKSPPPPSPSPPPPYYYKSPPPPLPSPPPPYYYKSPPPPSPSPPPPYYYKSPPPPSPSPPPPYYYKSPPPPSPSPPPPYYYKSPPPPFPSPPPPYYYKSPPPPSPSPPPPYYYHSPPPPVKSPPPPYYYNSPPPPVKSPPPPVYMYASPPPPTHY from the exons ATGAGGCTTCAAGGTGGTGGCCCTACAAAGGGTCGTcaatatttgccaagaatattgACGGCGTTGGTTATATTGGTTGTTGCTAATGTAGTGTCGGCAGATCCTTATGTATACTCTTCTCCACCACCTCCGGTGTATGAGTACAAATCACCACCgcctccttctccttctccacCACCACCGTATGTATACAAATCTCCACCTCCTCCATCACCTTCTCCCCAGCCTCCATATGTTTATAAGTcacctcctcctccttctccaTCTCCACCTCCACCATATGTGTATAAGTCCCCACCACCTCCCTCACCGTCTCCACCTCCACCCTATGTGTATAAGTCTCCACCACCTCCATCGCCGTCTCCACCACCACCATATTACTATAAATCTCCTCCTCCACCATCACCTTCACCACCACCTCCATATTACTACAAGTCTCCACCACCACCTTCACCATCACCACCTCCACCATATTATTATAAGTCACCCCCGCCACCTTCTCCTTCACCTCCTCCACCATACTATTACAAATCTCCACCACCTCCTTCACCTTCTCCTCCACCACCTTATTACTACAAGTCGCCACCTCCTCCATCtccatcaccaccaccaccatacTACTACAAGTCTCCTCCACCACCTTCACCATCACCACCCCCACCATACTATTACAAGTCCCCACCACCACCGGCTAAATCACCTCCTCCCCCGTACTATTACAGTTCTCCTCCACCACCAGTGAAGTCTCCCCCTCCACCATACTACTATTcttcaccaccaccaccaaagaAATCACCTCCTCCACCGTATCACTACACTTCTCCACCACCACCGGTTAAGTCACCACCTCCTCCGTACTACTACTCCTCGCCGCTGCCACCAAAGAAATCACCTCCTCCACCATATTATTATAGTTCTCCACCACCACCAGTTAAGTCACCTCCGACTCCATATTACTATAagtctccaccaccaccaccaaagaCGTCTTCTCCTCCGCCATACTACTACACTTCACCGCCACCACCAACTCATTACTATCCTCCGCATCATCAATTCGTGGTCAAAGTTGTTGGAAAAGTCTATTGTTTTAGATGTTATGATTGGAAGCATCCAGAAATGTCTCATGGCAAGAAACACCTAAAAG GTGCTATTGTTGAAGTGACTTGCAAGGCTGGTGACAAGGAAATTGTGAGTTATGGTACCACTAAGATCAATGGTAAATTTAGCATCACTGTTGAAGGATTTGAATATCGCAAATATGGAGCAAAGGCTTGCAAGGCTAAACTCCACAATGCTCCTAAGGATTCAAAGTGTAGCATTCCTACAAATCTTCATTGGGGAATTAAGGGTGCTAACCTCAAAGTGAAGTCAAAGAATAAATATGAAGTTGTTCTCTATGCTAAACCATTTGCTTATGGCTCTAAGACACCCTACGCGAAATGCCAAAAGCCCAAGCCTACACCTGCTCCGTATTATTATAAATCACCTCCACCGCCATCACCAACTTATGTTTATAAGTCACCACCTCCTCCAACTCCGGCATACGTTTACAAgtctccaccaccaccatcaccaAAACCTTCACCTATATACTATTATAAATCACCACCACCTCCATCACCATCGCCTCCACCTCCTTACTATTACAAatctccaccaccaccaactAAGTCTCCACCACCTCCTTATTACTACAAGTCTCCACCTCCACCATCACCAAAACCCGCACCCGTATACTATTATAAATCACCCCCACCCccatcaccatcaccacccCCACCTTACTACTACAAgtctccaccaccaccatcTCCTTCACCTCCTCCGCCATACTACTATAAGTCCCCACCACCACCATCGCCATCTCCTCCTCCACCATACTACTACAAGTCCCCTCCTCCCCCATCACCTTCTCCTCCTCCACCATACTATTATAAGTCACCACCACCACCGTCACCATCTCCCCCACCACCCTACTACTACAAGTCACCACCACCACCGTCACCATCTCCTCCACCACCTTATTATTACAAgtctccaccaccaccatcaccatcacctcCACCACCCTATTACTACAAGTCTCCTCCACCACCGTCACCTTCTCCCCCTCCACCATACTACTACAAATCACCACCACCTCCATCACCATCTCCTCCACCACCCTACTACTACAAGTCTCCTCCACCACCATCACCATCTCCCCCTCCACCATACTACTACAAATCACCACCACCTCCATCACCATCTCCTCCACCACCCTACTACTACAAGTCTCCTCCACCACCATCCCCCTCACCACCGCCACCCTACTACTACAAGTCCCCTCCTCCACCGTCACCTTCTCCACCACCTCCGTACTACTACCACTCTCCCCCTCCACCCGTGAAATCACCTCCTCCACCAGTATACATTTACGCTTCACCACCACCTCCCATCCACTACT GGGTTGGTGGTGGTGTTTTCCGGCGAAAAATGAAGTTTAATGGTGGCGGCCCCATGAGGGGTCGTCATTTGCGGCTGATCTTAGTGGCGTTGGCTGTGTTGGTTGTTGCTAATGTAGTGTCGGCTGACCCTTATGTGTACTCTTCTCCACCACCTCCAACGTATGAGTACAAGTCACCACCacctccttctccttctccgcCTCCACCTTACGTGTACAAATCTCCACCTCCTCCTTCACCTTCTCCCCCGCCTCCATATGTTTATAAATcacctcctcctccttctccgTCTCCACCACCACCATATGTATATAAGTCTCCACCACCTCCATCGCCTTCTCCACCACCACCATATGTATACAAGTCTCCACCTCCCCCAGAGCCATCACCACCTCCACCATATTACTATAAATCTCCTCCGccaccttcaccttcacctcCGCCACCATATTATTACAAATCTCCACCACCACCCTCACCTTCACCACCGCCACCATACTACTATAAATCTCCACCACCTCCTTCGCCTTCTCCACCACCACCTTACTATTACAAATCTCCTCCACCACCATCACCGTCACCTCCACCACCCTACTACTATAAATCTCCACCACCTCCTAAGTCTTCACCACCCCCACCTTACTACTACAACTCCCCACCCCCACCCAAGAAGTCACCTCCACCACCATATTACTATAGTTCTCCATCACCCCCGAAGAAGTCTCCTCCTCCACCATACTACTACAACTCTCCTCCACCACCAAAGAAATCACCTCCTCCACCATATCACTACACTTCTCCACCACCACCGGCTAAGTCACCTCCTCCACCATACTACTACATCTCTCCTCCACCACCTAAGAAATCGCCTCCTCCACCGTATCACTACACTTCTCCACCACCACCGGCTAAGTCACCTCCTCCACCATACTACTACAACTCTCCTCCACCACCAAAGGAATCACCTCCTCCACCGTATCACTACACTTCTCCACCACCACCAGCTAAGTCGTCTCCTTCACCATACTACTACACTTCACCACCACCACCCACTCACTATTATCCTCCACATCATCACTTTGTGGTCAAGGTTGTTGGAAAAGTTTACTGTTTTAGATGCTATGATAAGGATTACCCAGAAAAGTCTCATGCTAAGAAACACCTCAAAG ATGCTGTTGTTGAGGTAACTTGCAAAGCTGGTGACAAGAAAATTGTGAGTTATGGTACCACTAAGAACAATGGTAAATTTAGCATCACAGTTGAAGGATTTGAATATCGCAAATATGGAGCAAAGGCTTGCAAGGCTAAACTCCACAGTGCTCCTAAGGATTCAAAGTGTAGCATTCCTACAAATCTTCATTGGGGAATTAAGGGTGCTAACCTCAAAGTGAAGTCAAAGAATAAATATGAAGTTGTTCTCAAAGCTAAACCATTTGCTTATGGTTCTAAGACACCTTATGCAAAATGCCTAAAACCCAAGCCTACACCTGCTCCGTACTATTACAAATCTCCTCCTCCTCCGTCACCAAAATATGTTTACAAGTCACCACCTCCCCCAACACCTACATACCTTTATAAatctccaccaccaccaactAAGTCTCCACCACATTACTATTACAAATCTCCTCCTCCACCATCACCAAAACCTACACCAGTATACTATTATAAATCACCACCACCGCCATCACCAAAACCTGCACCAGTATACTATTATAAGTCACCACCACCGCCATCACCTTCTCCCCCACCTCCTTATTACTACAAGTCTCCTCCACCACCATCACCAAAACCTGCACCAGTATACTATTATAAATCACCACCACCGCCATCACCAAAACCTGCTCCAGTATACTATTATAagtcaccaccaccaccatcaccTTCTCCCCCACCTCCTTACTACTACAAGTCTCCTCCACCACCATCACCAAAACCTGCACCTATATACTATTATaaatcaccaccaccaccatcaccaTCTCCTCCTCCACCATACTACTACAAgtctccaccaccaccatcaccaTCTCCGCCACCACCATACTACTACAAGTCCCCACCCCCACCATCACCGTCTCCTCCACCACCTTACTATTATAAGTCCCCACCGCCACCATCACCTTCTCCCCCTCCACCATACTACTACAAGTCTCCTCCGCCCCCATCGCCATCTCCTCCACCACCATACTACTACAAGTCTCCTCCACCCCCATCGCCATCTCCTCCACCACCATACTACTACAAGTCTCCTCCACCCCCATTGCCATCTCCTCCACCACCATACTACTACAAGTCTCCTCCACCTCCATCGCCATCTCCTCCACCACCATATTACTACAAGTCTCCTCCACCCCCATCCCCATCTCCTCCACCACCTTACTACTACAAGTCTCCACCACCCCCATCACCATCACCTCCACCACCCTACTATTACAAGTCTCCTCCTCCACCATTTCCATCACCACCTCCACCTTACTACTACAAGTCACCACCTCCACCGTCACCTTCTCCTCCACCTCCCTACTATTACCACTCACCACCTCCACCAGTAAAATCTCCTCCTCCCCCCTACTACTACAACTCACCTCCTCCACCCGTGAAATCACCCCCTCCACCAGTATACATGTACGCCTCCCCACCACCTCCGACCCACTACTAA